In one window of Vanrija pseudolonga chromosome 5, complete sequence DNA:
- the ZNF324 gene encoding Zinc finger protein: protein MEYTCGTCAKVFPAGRAARDKHTAATGHKAPRHECGVCSLVLSSAGAVAAHQAEANHFPFACRDPLCAETWPTGERRDKHELEAHRFCGPCKRRCDTDANLRMHLNSAAHRPSNLACPQCSGRFASATGLAHHLERACGRQLDRQAVLAVVAPRDPNGWFSSDAVRFVRAPRQAPEGSWNGTAYRCAQVGCGREFAELALLSAHLASPDHDEPVFVCYAGCGRQFLALSAIFNHLESDGCGGEVKKRKPAGAEHRRTVSIAGAVAGAGAVATTTTATAAARPVPVANPNPTHPAPTALRDTNDGLNRRASTTGRRRERGRGAGKAAAAGGDAAASREKPAAMPSPAPTRDSTPTPTPRLKAAKPRPMSIRGLPAR, encoded by the exons ATGGAGTACACCTGCGGCACCTGCGCCAAGGTGTTCCCCGCGGGccgggccgcgcgcgacaagCACACTGCCGCAACGGGGCACAAggcgccgcggcacgagTGCGGCGTGTGCTCGCTTGTGCTGTCCTCGGCCGGGGCCGTCGCCGCAcaccaggccgaggcgaacCACTTCCCGTTCGCCTGTCGGGACCCCTTGTGCGCCGAGACCTGGCCCACTGGAGAACGGAGGGAcaagcacgagctcgaggcgcaccGCTTCTGCGGGCCATGTAAGCGGCGGTGCGACACGGATGCGAATCTGAGGATG CACCTCAACTCGGCAGCTCATCGCCCCTCGAACCTCGCCTGCCCGCAGTGCAGCGGGCGCttcgcctccgccaccggGCTAGCGCACCACCTCGAGCGGGCGTGTGGGCGGCAGCTGGACCGCCAAGCCGTGCTGGCCGtcgtggcgccgcgcgacccgAACGGGTGGTTCTCTAGCGACGCGGTGCGGTTcgtgcgtgcgccgcgccaggcGCCGGAGGGGAGCTGGAACGGGACGGCGTACCGGTGTGCCCAGGTTGGGTGCGGGCGCGAGTTTGCggagctggcgctgctgtCGGCGCATTTGGCGTCTCCTGATC acgacgagcccgtgtTCGTCTGCTATGCCGGCTGCGGGCGCCAgttcctcgccctcagcgCCATCTTCAACCATCTCGAGAGTgacggctgcggcggggaagtgaagaagcgcaagccggcgggggcggagcATCGGCGCACCGTGTCGATTGCGGGTGCGGttgcgggtgcgggtgcggtTGCAACTActaccaccgccaccgcggccgcTCGGCCTGTCCCCGtcgccaaccccaacccgACCCACCCGGCACCCACCGCACTGCGGGATACGAACGACGGGCTCAAccgccgcgcgagcacgaccgGTCGACGGAGAGAGAggggacgaggcgcaggcaaggccgctgccgcaggtggagacgcggcggcgagccgggAGAAGCCCGCCGCGATGCCGTCCCCCGCCCCAACGCGAGACtcgacacccacccccaccccgcggctcaaggccgccaaaCCCCGACCTATGAGCATCCGCGGGCTGCCCGCACGATAA
- the Znf672 gene encoding Zinc finger protein: MVAAAHFLCGTCWKEFPAGWRARESHCNATGHQRPAYECDTCPHHFNSQHACNPHMGAKGHFGDYSDDDEDWECRDDDCWDTFASEADRDAHEHDDHDFCGDCDRYFDNANNLRMHLNSRTHRSDTLACPLCKRDFVSATGLAHHLERGACPRAPNLDRMGVYRLVRELDPHHWFTNRVVEYTKATYTADENTWNGSGYECSKCYREFRSLNSLNQHLWSGTHDESLYHCQSGRCGRQFKTFGAVCNHLESESCGAMSYDQVQKYMHSVVSSGRLLTAY, encoded by the exons ATGGTCGCTGCGGCCCATTTCCTCTGCGGTACCTGCTGGAAGGAGTTCCCCgcgggctggcgcgcgcgcgagtcgcACTGCAACGCTACCGGCCACCAGCGCCCAGCGTACGAGTGCGACACGTGCCCGCACCACTTCAACTCGCAGCATGCGTGCAACCCGCACATGGGTGCCAAGGGCCACTTTGGCGACtacagcgacgacgacgaggactgggagtgccgcgacgacgactgctGGGACACGTtcgcgtccgaggccgaccgcgacgcgcacgagcacgacgaccacgactTCTGCGGCGACTGCGACCGCTACTTTGACAATGCTAACAACCTGCGCATG CACCTCAACTCGCGCACGCACCGCTCCGACACGCTCGCGTGCCCGCTCTGCAAGCGCGACTTTGTGTCCGCTACCGGCCTGGCGcaccacctcgagcgcggcgcgtgcccgcgcgcgcccaacCTCGACCGCATGGGCGTGTACCGCcttgtgcgcgagctcgacccgCACCACTGGTTCACGAACAGAGTCGTCGAGTACACCAAGGCCACGTACACTGCGGACGAGAACACGTGGAACGGCAGCGGGTACGAGTGCAGCAAGTGCTACCGCGAGTTCCGGAGCCTCAACTCGCTCAACCAGCACCTGTGGAGTGGCACGC ATGACGAGTCGCTCTACCACTGCCAGagcggccgctgcggccgccaaTTCAAGACCTTTGGCGCCGTGTGCAACCAcctcgagagcgagagcTGCGGCGCCATGTCGTACGACCAGGTGCAGAAGTACATGCACTCGGTCGTCAGCAGCGGCCGTCTGCTTACGGCGTACtag